A window from Candidatus Methylomirabilota bacterium encodes these proteins:
- a CDS encoding PIN domain nuclease, which translates to MADGWVLIDTSAWIHALRPTGNPVVRQQVYGLLTEGRTVTCEMIILELTSGTRTEGEFREICEDLEALQQFPITKSVWRSAYGIAHAVRRKGLSIPTTDLLIAAVVLSYPCRLLHCDKHFDLMAHHIALPIWKPSAAKSDNG; encoded by the coding sequence ATGGCTGATGGATGGGTCCTGATCGACACCTCAGCCTGGATCCATGCCCTGCGGCCTACCGGGAATCCCGTTGTCCGGCAACAAGTTTACGGTTTGCTCACTGAGGGGCGGACAGTCACGTGTGAAATGATCATCCTGGAACTTACCAGCGGCACACGGACAGAAGGGGAGTTTCGGGAGATCTGCGAAGACTTAGAGGCGCTACAACAATTCCCGATTACCAAGTCAGTCTGGAGATCGGCCTACGGGATTGCCCACGCGGTGCGACGTAAAGGTTTATCAATTCCCACGACGGATCTTCTCATCGCTGCTGTTGTCTTGAGCTACCCGTGCCGCCTTCTTCATTGCGATAAGCACTTCGACCTGATGGCCCACCATATTGCGCTTCCGATCTGGAAACCATCGGCGGCCAAGAGTGATAATGGTTGA